A single window of Sporosarcina sp. Marseille-Q4943 DNA harbors:
- a CDS encoding cysteine desulfurase family protein: MQTIYLDHAATTPIHPEVSAVYVKAMDTVFGNPSSIHSFGRTSRKLLDDARKTIAEAIQAEPNEIIFTSGGTEADNVAIFGTAAAMKDKGNHIITTAIEHHAVLNSCKELEKNGFQVTYLPVDENGKIRAEQVADALTEKTVLVTIMYGNNEVGTIQPIKEIGEIVKDHQAIFHTDAVQAFGIMELDVNELQVDLLSASAHKLNGPKGVGFLYQRKGLQTMPLQFGGEQERKRRAGTENVPAVAGFAEAIKIARNEMEDNHRKYDRYKSILTEVFQQEGIDFEVNADIVDRLPHVVNISFPGTEIESLLVNMDMAGIAVSSGSACTAGSLEPSHVLSAMWGSDSPKLRNSVRFSFGLGLDEQAVKEAATKTAKIIQRLVK; the protein is encoded by the coding sequence ATGCAAACGATATATTTGGATCATGCCGCCACTACACCGATCCACCCGGAAGTGAGTGCGGTATATGTGAAAGCGATGGACACGGTTTTTGGCAATCCTTCAAGCATCCATAGCTTTGGGAGGACTTCCCGTAAATTGCTCGACGATGCTCGCAAGACGATAGCGGAAGCGATCCAAGCTGAACCGAATGAAATCATTTTCACATCCGGAGGCACGGAAGCCGACAATGTCGCCATTTTTGGAACTGCCGCAGCAATGAAGGATAAAGGCAACCATATTATTACGACGGCAATTGAACATCATGCGGTTTTGAATTCATGTAAGGAATTGGAGAAGAACGGTTTTCAAGTCACATATTTGCCGGTTGATGAAAATGGGAAAATACGTGCCGAACAAGTGGCGGATGCGCTAACAGAAAAAACAGTGCTCGTCACAATCATGTATGGCAACAATGAAGTCGGCACGATTCAACCGATCAAGGAGATCGGTGAAATCGTCAAAGACCACCAAGCCATATTCCATACTGATGCAGTCCAAGCTTTCGGTATTATGGAGTTGGATGTAAACGAATTGCAAGTCGACCTGCTTAGCGCTTCCGCCCATAAATTGAATGGACCAAAAGGGGTCGGCTTCCTCTACCAAAGGAAGGGACTTCAGACGATGCCGCTTCAGTTTGGTGGCGAACAAGAACGTAAAAGACGTGCGGGAACAGAAAATGTACCAGCGGTTGCAGGTTTTGCGGAAGCTATAAAAATAGCTAGGAATGAAATGGAAGATAATCATCGTAAGTATGATCGATATAAATCAATCTTGACTGAAGTTTTTCAACAAGAGGGAATCGACTTCGAAGTGAATGCGGATATCGTCGATCGGCTGCCGCATGTCGTGAACATCAGCTTCCCTGGAACCGAAATCGAATCGCTGCTCGTCAATATGGATATGGCGGGCATAGCAGTATCGAGCGGCTCGGCTTGCACCGCGGGCTCCCTTGAGCCTTCGCATGTATTGTCGGCAATGTGGGGAAGTGATTCCCCGAAGCTACGGAACTCGGTACGTTTCAGTTTCGGTTTGGGACTCGACGAACAGGCAGTCAAAGAAGCGGCGACGAAAACAGCAAAAATTATCCAACGTCTTGTGAAATGA
- a CDS encoding lipopolysaccharide assembly protein LapB yields MEYNEIGIKALQEGKYEKAIEAFMKAAEEEPDNPVGYINLGNVFASAGDTERAERFFQKAISLDENAGSALYGLGNLYYTNERFEEAAKLYEKAIRTGLNESDTFFMLGKSLKQSDKSKLALPYFQRAAELAPEDIEIRLAYGILLAEMELFEEASKELVFVLEIDNENADAHYNLGVLYAVSTDRKDDALFHLEKAFTIEPEHTQARYIYDMIKLG; encoded by the coding sequence ATGGAATACAACGAAATAGGAATCAAGGCCCTTCAAGAAGGGAAATATGAAAAGGCAATCGAAGCCTTCATGAAAGCTGCAGAGGAAGAGCCGGACAATCCGGTCGGCTATATCAATCTTGGAAATGTCTTCGCTTCCGCAGGGGACACAGAAAGAGCTGAGCGATTCTTCCAGAAGGCGATCAGCTTGGATGAAAATGCGGGTTCCGCACTTTACGGGTTAGGCAATCTCTATTATACGAATGAACGGTTCGAAGAGGCTGCCAAACTGTATGAAAAGGCCATCCGTACAGGCTTGAATGAATCGGATACCTTTTTCATGCTCGGAAAGAGCTTGAAGCAGTCGGACAAATCCAAGCTCGCATTGCCCTATTTCCAAAGGGCAGCGGAATTGGCGCCGGAAGACATTGAAATCCGTTTGGCGTACGGAATTCTGCTTGCAGAAATGGAGCTATTTGAAGAAGCGAGTAAAGAGTTGGTATTTGTCCTAGAGATAGATAACGAGAATGCAGATGCCCATTACAACTTAGGTGTGCTGTATGCTGTCTCAACGGATCGTAAGGATGATGCTCTTTTCCATTTGGAAAAAGCGTTTACGATCGAACCTGAACATACGCAAGCACGATATATTTACGATATGATCAAGTTAGGTTAA
- a CDS encoding ATP-dependent RecD-like DNA helicase translates to MAEGIGNNEAVFIVGRPVVTIFHNPDNLFSIVKMKITKTNSGYEDKEIVIKGNFPPLANEDDYRLTGRLVNHATYGQQFDVHTFAKEMPETETGIVHYLSGDLFPGIGRKTADTIVKTLGKDAIKQILENPSVLDRVPKLSEERKETLVSVLQENLGLERSMVQLNEWGFGPQLSMRIYQTYREEVIELLKENPYKLIEDVEGVGFQRADELGRQLGITGKHPSRVKAAILHTMNQGVQSAGHVYLHAETVLPEVKRLLESSQTEEVPFDHISRCVIELVEETKLYGEGQRLYIPSLYFSEIGIASKMERIMENDLSDKFPVSEIRKAIGEAEERLGVNYAETQVAAIEKALHSPAMILTGGPGTGKTTVIRGLVEVYAELHGLSLDPKVYVEKEETFPIVLAAPTGRAAKRMSESTGLPAMTIHRLLGFNGQEKDDAIGREVEGRLIIIDEMSMVDTWLAHQLLKALHNDIQVLFVGDQDQLPPVGPGQVLKDMLDSGKIPVVELTEIYRQSAGSTIIEMAHMIKNAEWTDDITRKTTDRSFIKANGEQILEVVEQVVKNAISKGHHIKNIQVLAPMYKGPAGIDGLNKMIQQMVNPPGPDRKEVVFGDVVYRIGDKVLQLVNQPESNVFNGDMGEVISIIKAKETVDKKEMLIVSYDGIEVEYERNDLNQITLAYCCSIHKSQGSEFPIVVMPVVRGYRKMLRRNLLYTGITRAKNFLILCGEPEEFKIGINRTDELERQTTLKDRLRKETPVENREEIIENEQAGEQQSVPVETSSETPQSPKDYKLTMETMLGIDPMIGMQGVSPYDFSEAMD, encoded by the coding sequence TTGGCTGAAGGAATAGGGAATAATGAAGCGGTTTTCATCGTTGGACGGCCTGTCGTCACTATTTTCCACAATCCTGATAATCTCTTTTCCATTGTTAAGATGAAAATAACGAAAACGAATAGTGGCTATGAGGATAAGGAAATCGTCATTAAGGGGAATTTTCCTCCCTTGGCGAACGAAGATGACTACAGACTGACGGGCAGGCTTGTCAATCATGCGACATATGGGCAACAGTTCGACGTTCATACGTTTGCGAAAGAGATGCCCGAAACCGAAACGGGAATCGTCCATTACTTATCCGGAGATCTCTTTCCTGGAATCGGCAGAAAAACTGCCGACACTATCGTGAAAACGTTAGGCAAGGACGCCATCAAACAGATTCTGGAAAACCCTTCGGTTCTTGATCGCGTTCCGAAGCTTTCGGAAGAAAGGAAAGAGACTCTTGTGTCAGTGCTTCAGGAAAATCTCGGATTGGAAAGAAGCATGGTGCAATTGAATGAATGGGGATTCGGTCCTCAGCTTTCGATGCGAATCTACCAAACTTATCGAGAAGAAGTCATTGAACTGTTGAAAGAGAATCCCTACAAGCTGATCGAGGACGTTGAGGGAGTCGGTTTCCAGCGTGCGGATGAATTGGGAAGGCAGTTGGGAATTACCGGCAAGCATCCTTCCCGGGTGAAAGCTGCAATCCTTCACACGATGAACCAAGGCGTCCAGTCGGCTGGTCACGTCTATTTGCATGCTGAAACTGTGTTGCCCGAAGTGAAGCGGTTACTAGAGTCTAGCCAAACGGAAGAAGTGCCGTTCGATCATATTTCTAGATGTGTCATTGAATTGGTTGAGGAAACTAAGCTGTACGGGGAAGGACAAAGGCTTTATATCCCTTCGCTTTATTTTTCTGAAATAGGCATTGCCTCTAAAATGGAAAGAATCATGGAAAACGATCTTTCCGACAAATTCCCAGTTTCAGAAATCCGTAAAGCAATTGGAGAAGCCGAAGAGCGGCTTGGTGTTAATTATGCCGAAACCCAAGTGGCGGCAATCGAAAAAGCGCTCCATTCGCCTGCAATGATTTTGACAGGAGGACCCGGAACAGGAAAAACGACAGTTATCCGTGGTTTAGTGGAAGTGTATGCCGAGCTGCATGGTCTTTCACTCGATCCGAAAGTGTATGTGGAAAAAGAGGAGACCTTTCCAATCGTTTTAGCAGCTCCGACAGGGCGGGCAGCTAAAAGGATGTCCGAGTCGACAGGACTTCCCGCCATGACCATCCATCGGCTTCTCGGCTTCAACGGCCAGGAAAAAGATGATGCAATCGGCAGGGAAGTGGAAGGGCGGCTCATCATTATCGATGAAATGTCGATGGTCGATACATGGCTTGCCCATCAGCTCTTAAAAGCATTGCACAATGATATTCAAGTCCTTTTCGTAGGCGATCAGGATCAGCTTCCGCCAGTCGGTCCCGGTCAAGTGTTAAAAGATATGCTTGATTCGGGAAAGATACCTGTCGTTGAACTGACCGAAATTTATCGCCAAAGCGCCGGGTCGACAATCATTGAGATGGCTCATATGATCAAAAATGCGGAATGGACAGATGACATAACGAGAAAAACGACTGACCGCTCCTTTATCAAGGCAAATGGAGAACAGATCCTCGAAGTCGTCGAACAGGTCGTGAAAAACGCCATTTCGAAAGGCCATCATATTAAAAACATCCAAGTGCTTGCTCCTATGTATAAAGGACCGGCCGGTATCGACGGACTGAACAAGATGATCCAACAGATGGTCAATCCACCGGGACCGGATCGGAAAGAAGTCGTCTTCGGAGATGTTGTCTATCGGATCGGAGACAAAGTGCTGCAGCTTGTCAATCAACCTGAAAGCAATGTGTTCAATGGCGATATGGGCGAAGTCATATCCATCATCAAGGCGAAAGAAACCGTAGATAAAAAGGAAATGTTGATCGTTTCCTATGACGGAATTGAAGTGGAATATGAGCGTAACGACCTAAATCAAATTACGCTTGCCTATTGCTGTTCGATCCATAAGTCCCAAGGAAGTGAATTTCCAATCGTCGTCATGCCGGTCGTTCGAGGATACAGGAAAATGCTCCGAAGAAACCTTTTGTATACAGGAATTACAAGAGCTAAGAACTTCCTCATCCTATGCGGCGAACCGGAAGAATTCAAAATCGGCATTAACCGGACAGATGAACTGGAGCGGCAGACGACATTGAAAGATCGCCTGCGGAAGGAAACCCCTGTGGAAAACCGCGAAGAGATCATAGAAAATGAACAAGCCGGAGAGCAGCAATCTGTACCTGTCGAAACTAGCAGCGAGACGCCGCAAAGTCCGAAAGATTATAAGCTGACGATGGAAACGATGCTCGGAATCGATCCGATGATCGGGATGCAAGGAGTCTCTCCTTATGATTTTTCAGAGGCGATGGATTGA
- the mnmA gene encoding tRNA 2-thiouridine(34) synthase MnmA, which yields MRTANKPISETRVVIGMSGGVDSSVAALLLKEQGYDVIGIFMKNWDDTDEFGVCTATEDYEDVISVCNEIGIPYYAVNFEQQYWDKVFTYFLEEYKAGRTPNPDVMCNKEIKFNAFLDHAMSLGADFLATGHYAQVVETDEGVAMLRGKDENKDQTYFLNQLTQEQLQKVMFPLGGLDKSEVRQIAERAGLATAKKKDSTGICFIGERNFKEFLGQYLPAQPGDMKTMDGKTVGKHDGLMYYTIGQRHGLGIGGAGDPWFVLGKDLKENTLLVGQGFHHDALYSDSLTAINISFATARTLPATFECTAKFRYRQPDTKVTVELTGDGNANVIFAQPVRAITPGQAVVFYDGEECLGGGTIDKVIKNGVQLDYVG from the coding sequence ATGAGAACTGCAAATAAACCAATATCTGAAACCCGGGTAGTCATCGGCATGTCAGGAGGAGTCGACTCATCTGTCGCTGCCCTTCTGTTGAAGGAGCAAGGGTACGATGTCATCGGGATCTTCATGAAAAATTGGGATGACACGGATGAATTCGGCGTTTGTACGGCAACCGAGGATTATGAAGATGTCATCAGTGTATGTAATGAAATCGGCATACCTTATTATGCCGTCAATTTTGAACAACAATATTGGGACAAGGTCTTCACCTATTTCCTCGAGGAATATAAAGCAGGCAGAACACCGAATCCTGATGTGATGTGCAATAAGGAGATTAAATTCAATGCATTCCTAGACCACGCAATGAGTCTAGGGGCAGATTTCCTCGCGACAGGCCATTACGCGCAAGTCGTCGAAACGGATGAAGGCGTTGCGATGCTCAGAGGGAAAGATGAGAACAAAGACCAAACTTATTTCTTGAATCAGCTGACACAGGAGCAATTGCAAAAGGTTATGTTCCCGCTCGGTGGCCTCGACAAATCTGAAGTGCGTCAAATTGCTGAACGGGCAGGGCTTGCAACAGCTAAGAAGAAAGATTCTACCGGCATTTGTTTCATCGGTGAAAGGAATTTCAAGGAATTCCTAGGGCAGTATTTGCCCGCTCAGCCAGGAGACATGAAAACGATGGACGGCAAAACTGTTGGAAAGCATGATGGCTTGATGTACTACACGATCGGCCAGCGCCATGGACTAGGAATCGGAGGCGCGGGAGATCCGTGGTTCGTTCTCGGGAAAGACTTGAAAGAGAACACATTGCTCGTCGGTCAAGGGTTCCATCATGATGCACTTTATTCCGACAGTTTGACTGCCATCAACATCAGCTTTGCAACTGCCCGCACATTGCCGGCCACTTTTGAATGCACAGCGAAATTCCGCTATCGTCAACCGGACACGAAAGTGACGGTCGAGCTTACAGGTGACGGAAATGCCAATGTCATTTTTGCGCAACCTGTCAGAGCGATCACACCAGGACAAGCTGTCGTCTTCTATGACGGTGAAGAATGCCTCGGTGGAGGAACAATTGATAAAGTCATAAAAAATGGTGTGCAACTAGATTACGTAGGATAA